ATCGAGCCCATTTTCCGCAAGGGTAAGTCGGACCGGGCCTTCGTGCGCAAGATCGTGAAACGCGCCAACGAGATCCTGGCCGGCGACATCCGCTCCAGCGGCCAGCGCCTGATCTTTATCAGCAGCAACCTCAAGATCCACAACTGGTTTGAGGTGAACGATACCGGCGCCGCCAAGGAAGGCGAAAAGGTGGTCCTGCAGGTTAGCAACTGGGGAAATTCCGTGCTGGGCAAGATGCCTGTGGGCAACGTGGTCGAGATATTGGGCCCCTCCGGCGATCCGCAGGTGGAGTTGATGGCCGTCATCCGCCAATACCAGCTGCCGCTGCAGTTTTCGGAGGAGGTGCTGGCCGAAGTGCAGAATATCCAGGTCGAGATCCCAGCCGGGGAATATGGCAAGCGCTTGGACCTGCGCGAACTTTTCACCTTCACGATCGACCCCGCCTCCGCCAAGGATTTCGATGACGCCATTTCGCTGGAAACCACCTCCCGGGGCTGGCGCCTCCATGTGCACATCGCGGACGTGGCCCACTACGTGAAACCCGGGGGAGCCATCTTTGCCGAAGCGGCAGCCCGCGGTAACAGCTTCTATTTCCCCAAAAAGGTGATCCCCATGCTGCCGGAACTGCTTTCCAACAAGGTTTGCAGCCTCCGCCCGGACGAGGAGAAACTCACCCTCTCGGTGATCACGGAATTTGACGCCAACGGCAGGGTCCTGGAGCAGAAACTGGCGGAAACAGTGATCCGCAGCAACCACCGCCTCAGCTATGAACAGGTGGACCAGCTGTTTGAAGGCGTCCGGACCGATCTGCCCGCGGAGCTCACCAACGTTCTCTTTGAGGCGCGCAAGCTTTCCGCCGTGCTCTCCAAGAAACGCCTGGCTGAAGGCTATATCTTCTTCGACCTGCCGGAACTGGAATACGAATACGACGACGAAGGCCTGATCCGCAGGTTCAACCTGGCTGAGGAAACCGAATCCCACAAGCTGATCGAAAACTTCATGCTGGTGGCCAATGAATACACGGCCAAAAAACTCACCCAACTCTCCCCCACCACCCTCTACCGCATCCACGAGGATCCGGACACGGAGAAGATCGAGAAACTGGCCAACCTGCTGGCCCAGTACGGCATTGCCTATTACGACCGCGGTTCGCTGAACTCCTCGCTGCAATATCTGCTGACCTCCCTGCCGGGTCCTGACTATCACAGGGTTTTCGACCACATCATCCTGCGCAGCATGAAAAAGGCAAAATACTCCACCCAGCACATCCGTCACTTTGGCCTGGGCATGGAAACCTACACGCACTTCACCAGTCCCATCCGCCGCCTCTGCGACCTGCTCATCCACCACCTCTGCAAAACCCACATCCTCAAATCCAGCGCCATTCAATTTTCGGCCGAGAACCTACGCCACCACGCCTATGTGTCCTCAGAGCAGGAACTGAGGGCAGACCAGGCAGAGCGCGACATCGAGCGCAACTACAGCATGGCCTACATGAAGAAATTCGTGGGCGAACGCTTCAGCGGGATCGTGGTTTCCGCCAAATCCGCTGGCCTCATCATCCGCCTCAACGAAATCCCCATTAGCGCGATCCTGAAAACGGTGGACCTCCCCGGCGGCAAATGGCAGTACCGGGACAGGGAAATGCGTTTTGTAAATCCTTCCAACAATAATTACTTCCAACTGATGGATAAAGTATTGGTTCAGATCATGGACGTTAGTGATGACATCTATCTGGAGTTACAGAACGTACCCAACGCCCACCAGCACTTGGCCACGGTTTTGCCCAAAATCGCCAATTCACCTTCTGACAAACGCTTGGACCAAAAGAGGAACTCCCGGGGCAGAAATGCCATTGACCGTAAAGGCGGCCGCAAAAAAAGTGGCAAGACCAACAACAAGCGCAGGACCAAGAGATGAAAAAGCCGATCGGGATATTTGATTCCGGGGTGGGAGGCCTCACCGTTTACAAGGCGATCCGTTCCGCGTTTCCGGAGGAGGATCTGATCTATTTCGGAGACACGGCCCGGGTTCCCTATGGCCCCAAATCCCGCAATACCATCATCGAATACTCGGTTCAGAACGCCCGGTTCTTGCTTCAGAAAGGGATAAAGATCTTGATAGTGGCCTGCAATACATCTTCAGCCGTGGCGCTGCCGGAACTGATGGCCCTCACCAACATTCCGATCATCGGCGTGATCGGCCCCGGCGCTGAAATGGCCGCCAGGCTAACACAAACCAAGCGGATCGGCGTGATCGGCACAGAAGGCACGGTGCGTTCAGAAGCCTACAGCCGGGCCATCAGCGAGATCATTCCGGAAGCCGAGGTCTTCTCCCGGGCCTGCCCCCTCTTCGTGCCGTTGGTGGAGGAAGGCTGGCTGGAGCAACCCGCCACGCGCCAGATCGTGCACGAATACCTCGATCCCTACCTGGCTTTGGATATCGACACCCTGGTGCTGGGCTGCACCCACTATCCCTTGCTGAAAGAAATGATAAGCGAGGTGCTCGGTGCCAGGGTGGCACTGGTGGACAGCGCCGACGCCATAGCCAGTTATCTGCGGTCGCTTCTGCCTGCGGAATACGACGGCCAGGCCGGCACCGACAAGTTTTACGTGAGCGACAACGAGGATAAATTCGCCCGGATCGCCGGACGCATTTTGGGCACTGAGCCCAGCCAGCTGCAGCGGGTCCGCCTGTTCGAAAGCTGGTTTGAATAAACAGAAATGTTAAGTATATAAGGATCTTGTATGGACCCCCTGATTTTGACAGCAGCCA
This is a stretch of genomic DNA from Candidatus Cloacimonadota bacterium. It encodes these proteins:
- a CDS encoding VacB/RNase II family 3'-5' exoribonuclease, which encodes MNISDRVVGLFTRSNNKPLSYNELVGELQLSKKEKALLSETLQAMMAEGTVAKKSRKFSLIITKPVPTAPAPEPLNPKLLEGVFDATPLAKNLSFAFVRTEKGDFFISAEDTLNAYHGDVVNIEPIFRKGKSDRAFVRKIVKRANEILAGDIRSSGQRLIFISSNLKIHNWFEVNDTGAAKEGEKVVLQVSNWGNSVLGKMPVGNVVEILGPSGDPQVELMAVIRQYQLPLQFSEEVLAEVQNIQVEIPAGEYGKRLDLRELFTFTIDPASAKDFDDAISLETTSRGWRLHVHIADVAHYVKPGGAIFAEAAARGNSFYFPKKVIPMLPELLSNKVCSLRPDEEKLTLSVITEFDANGRVLEQKLAETVIRSNHRLSYEQVDQLFEGVRTDLPAELTNVLFEARKLSAVLSKKRLAEGYIFFDLPELEYEYDDEGLIRRFNLAEETESHKLIENFMLVANEYTAKKLTQLSPTTLYRIHEDPDTEKIEKLANLLAQYGIAYYDRGSLNSSLQYLLTSLPGPDYHRVFDHIILRSMKKAKYSTQHIRHFGLGMETYTHFTSPIRRLCDLLIHHLCKTHILKSSAIQFSAENLRHHAYVSSEQELRADQAERDIERNYSMAYMKKFVGERFSGIVVSAKSAGLIIRLNEIPISAILKTVDLPGGKWQYRDREMRFVNPSNNNYFQLMDKVLVQIMDVSDDIYLELQNVPNAHQHLATVLPKIANSPSDKRLDQKRNSRGRNAIDRKGGRKKSGKTNNKRRTKR
- the murI gene encoding glutamate racemase yields the protein MKKPIGIFDSGVGGLTVYKAIRSAFPEEDLIYFGDTARVPYGPKSRNTIIEYSVQNARFLLQKGIKILIVACNTSSAVALPELMALTNIPIIGVIGPGAEMAARLTQTKRIGVIGTEGTVRSEAYSRAISEIIPEAEVFSRACPLFVPLVEEGWLEQPATRQIVHEYLDPYLALDIDTLVLGCTHYPLLKEMISEVLGARVALVDSADAIASYLRSLLPAEYDGQAGTDKFYVSDNEDKFARIAGRILGTEPSQLQRVRLFESWFE